A genomic window from Agrobacterium larrymoorei includes:
- a CDS encoding nucleotidyltransferase family protein, whose translation MTIRQAMVLAAGLGTRMRPITDTIPKPLVKIAGKPMIDYVLDLLAAAGIETVSINVHHHADQMVAHLEGRHDLEILISDERSQLLNSGGGLAKGLKLLAPGPVLVMNADLFWVGETPGLPTNLQKLAAGFDAGRMDMAMLCVDMDRTTGHNGKKDFNFAEDGRLTRYQEGEPHPVVYAGAIAMDSRLLNDAPADAFNLNIYFDRAIAKNRLYGVMLDGQWITVGTPDAIEDAERTIASV comes from the coding sequence ATGACGATCAGACAAGCGATGGTTCTGGCAGCAGGTCTCGGCACGAGAATGCGCCCGATCACCGACACGATCCCCAAGCCGCTGGTCAAGATCGCGGGCAAGCCGATGATCGATTATGTGCTCGATCTCCTAGCAGCGGCGGGCATCGAGACGGTTTCCATCAACGTCCATCACCATGCCGACCAGATGGTCGCGCATCTTGAAGGCCGTCACGACCTTGAGATCCTGATCTCGGATGAGCGCTCGCAGCTGCTGAATTCCGGCGGCGGTCTCGCCAAGGGTTTGAAGTTGCTCGCGCCGGGACCGGTTCTGGTGATGAATGCCGATCTCTTCTGGGTCGGTGAAACGCCAGGCCTTCCCACCAATCTACAGAAGCTTGCGGCAGGGTTCGACGCTGGCCGCATGGATATGGCAATGCTTTGCGTCGATATGGATCGCACAACCGGCCACAACGGCAAGAAGGATTTCAACTTCGCAGAGGATGGGCGCCTGACCCGTTATCAGGAGGGTGAACCCCACCCGGTGGTTTACGCTGGTGCGATCGCCATGGATTCGCGCCTGCTGAACGATGCCCCTGCCGATGCCTTCAACCTCAATATCTATTTCGACCGTGCCATTGCAAAAAACCGGTTGTATGGCGTGATGCTGGATGGTCAGTGGATTACGGTCGGCACACCGGATGCTATAGAGGATGCGGAGCGAACTATCGCTTCCGTTTAG